A window of the Desulfovulcanus ferrireducens genome harbors these coding sequences:
- the aroE gene encoding shikimate dehydrogenase produces the protein MYQAYGVLGYPISHSLSPPLHNWAFKQKGLPKTYFRWSIPTEKLPEFMVAVRTLPIAGVSVTIPHKQTILPYLDILTPRALKIGAVNTLYWEDEKLVGDNTDIIGFTTPLTLSQEKINSALILGSGGASRAVIVGLKDLSVSTIYLTNRTEEKARTLAREFDLKTIAWEERYEVEADLLVNTTPLGMHGKWENHSPWDKNLSRFKIVYDLIYNPLQTRLLIDAQKEGCKTISGLSMFVYQALEQFRIWTEQEFCPSEAMNFLRQLMEHRS, from the coding sequence ATGTATCAAGCATATGGAGTTCTTGGCTACCCCATTAGCCACTCCTTAAGCCCTCCACTACACAACTGGGCATTTAAGCAAAAAGGGCTGCCTAAAACCTATTTCCGTTGGTCCATACCGACGGAAAAATTACCGGAATTCATGGTTGCCGTGCGCACTCTGCCCATTGCCGGGGTCAGTGTAACCATCCCACACAAACAAACCATCCTGCCCTATCTGGATATCTTGACTCCACGGGCGTTAAAAATTGGGGCGGTTAATACATTGTATTGGGAGGATGAAAAACTTGTCGGGGATAATACCGACATTATAGGTTTCACAACCCCTTTAACCCTCTCACAAGAAAAAATAAACTCCGCCCTTATCCTGGGTAGCGGCGGGGCAAGTAGAGCTGTAATCGTAGGGCTCAAAGACTTGTCTGTTTCTACAATTTACCTGACAAACAGGACGGAAGAAAAGGCAAGAACCCTTGCACGTGAATTTGACCTGAAAACAATTGCCTGGGAAGAGAGATATGAGGTAGAGGCAGACCTTCTGGTCAACACCACCCCTTTAGGTATGCACGGAAAATGGGAAAATCATTCGCCCTGGGACAAGAACTTAAGCCGGTTCAAAATTGTCTACGACCTGATTTATAACCCTTTGCAAACCAGGCTTCTTATTGATGCCCAAAAAGAAGGTTGCAAGACAATTTCTGGCCTGTCCATGTTTGTCTACCAGGCCCTGGAACAATTTCGCATATGGACAGAGCAAGAGTTTTGCCCATCTGAAGCTATGAATTTCTTAAGGCAGCTTATGGAACATAGATCTTAA
- a CDS encoding LysM peptidoglycan-binding domain-containing protein — MRFWALLITIFLFACAPLKTTTQREQVVEQPVAMTNDVKEESSTLESPSNEEPLVTSEDFSSDVLEEKDLEPEIEQELAPEIEQELVQEQVQLTPEEEKVLQTKTAIQFDLDVYETKEMQLYFKLYTHKYRKTFARWLKRAQDFLPFIKEVFTAQGLPQDLIFLPFAESGFNPWAYSRAGAAGMWQFMPSTGRKYGLKVDWWIDERRDPYLSTYAAASYLKKLYNDFGDWYLALAAYNAGEGRISWALRRSGCDNFFDLAKKRRYLRKETKYYVPKFLAILKIVQNLEELGFEPIDWDRDTQVEKLKIKGGTDLLALAGAAGVKWKEFRKLNPAFRRQVSPPDKDCFVYIPKEKLQLAKAYLDNPRSRPYAGYKRYKIRRGDSWWRISRRFGVPIAVLKKVNNRRSNLLRPGSWIMVPAKGSDIAIYNADRIRALAKKRANYIVQKGDTLWDISRHFGISLKTLIRANGITSAKSLRPGQKLYIPDVSYKQTQLARRQAESVHARLVEYRVRKGDTLWDIARKFAVRTSDLVEWNGLSKRGIIRPGDKLKIYVP; from the coding sequence ATGCGCTTTTGGGCATTGTTAATAACCATTTTTTTATTCGCCTGTGCACCACTTAAGACGACTACTCAAAGGGAGCAGGTTGTGGAACAACCTGTAGCAATGACCAATGATGTTAAAGAGGAATCATCAACCCTGGAAAGCCCATCCAATGAGGAGCCTCTTGTTACAAGTGAAGATTTTAGTAGCGATGTTTTGGAGGAGAAAGATTTAGAACCGGAAATTGAGCAGGAGCTTGCTCCGGAAATTGAGCAAGAACTTGTTCAAGAGCAGGTCCAGCTTACTCCTGAAGAGGAAAAGGTCCTACAGACAAAAACAGCCATACAATTTGATCTCGATGTATATGAAACCAAGGAGATGCAGCTCTATTTTAAACTCTATACCCACAAGTACCGCAAGACCTTTGCTAGATGGCTGAAAAGGGCGCAGGACTTTTTACCTTTTATTAAAGAAGTCTTCACAGCTCAGGGATTACCCCAGGATTTGATTTTTCTGCCCTTTGCGGAAAGTGGGTTCAACCCTTGGGCCTATTCCAGGGCTGGAGCTGCAGGTATGTGGCAGTTTATGCCATCAACAGGACGAAAGTATGGTCTAAAGGTGGATTGGTGGATAGATGAGCGCCGGGATCCATATTTATCTACCTATGCAGCAGCCAGTTATTTAAAGAAATTATATAATGATTTTGGAGATTGGTACCTGGCCCTGGCTGCGTACAATGCGGGGGAAGGGAGAATTTCCTGGGCCCTTAGGCGTAGCGGTTGCGATAATTTTTTTGATTTGGCCAAAAAGCGACGCTACTTAAGGAAAGAAACCAAGTATTATGTCCCCAAATTTCTAGCCATTTTAAAAATTGTACAGAACCTGGAAGAACTAGGCTTTGAACCCATTGATTGGGATAGGGATACGCAGGTTGAGAAGTTAAAGATAAAAGGCGGAACAGACCTTTTGGCTTTGGCTGGTGCCGCTGGTGTAAAGTGGAAGGAATTCAGGAAATTGAATCCGGCCTTTCGTCGTCAAGTCAGCCCGCCGGACAAGGATTGTTTTGTTTATATCCCCAAGGAAAAGTTACAGTTGGCCAAGGCCTATCTGGATAATCCTCGGTCCAGGCCTTATGCCGGCTACAAGAGATACAAGATTCGTCGGGGAGATTCATGGTGGCGCATTTCCAGGCGATTTGGTGTACCTATTGCCGTGTTGAAAAAGGTGAATAATAGAAGAAGTAATCTGCTAAGGCCCGGCTCATGGATTATGGTCCCGGCTAAAGGGTCGGATATTGCTATTTATAATGCTGACAGGATCAGGGCGTTGGCAAAGAAGCGGGCCAATTATATAGTACAAAAGGGCGATACCCTGTGGGATATCTCCAGGCATTTTGGTATTAGTCTGAAAACTCTTATCAGGGCCAATGGAATTACCTCTGCCAAATCTCTCAGGCCTGGCCAGAAACTATATATACCTGATGTAAGTTATAAACAAACTCAGTTGGCTCGGCGCCAGGCAGAGAGTGTTCATGCCCGGTTGGTCGAATATCGTGTGCGCAAAGGCGATACCCTGTGGGATATCGCCAGAAAGTTTGCTGTGAGAACTTCTGACCTTGTAGAATGGAATGGTTTGTCTAAAAGAGGGATTATTCGTCCCGGGGACAAGCTTAAGATCTATGTTCCATAA
- the rlmB gene encoding 23S rRNA (guanosine(2251)-2'-O)-methyltransferase RlmB, translating to MSKMINYIPGRKPVIELIQNEPEKIDLVYFQHHKGGALAKIVNQCRHNRIRYKFLNRADLDRIYSGNHQGVIARTSAQKTIPLGEILAKAQKAYLPVLLALDQIQDPGNVGTLARTALALGTGGFIVPKDRSAYLGAGAYKASAGAIQQINISRVTNLARALDEARDSGFWIYAARYDLEAENIFDFRIKFPAILVLGNEEKGIRPNVLKRCHHSLYIPMPGGFDSLNVAQAGAIMLGQFLGKKERKSD from the coding sequence ATGAGTAAAATGATTAATTACATCCCCGGGCGCAAACCGGTAATAGAACTTATCCAAAACGAACCGGAAAAAATTGACCTTGTATACTTCCAACACCATAAGGGTGGAGCATTGGCCAAAATAGTCAACCAGTGCAGACATAACCGTATCCGTTATAAATTTCTAAACAGAGCTGACCTTGACCGCATTTATAGCGGCAACCATCAAGGTGTGATAGCCCGTACTAGCGCCCAAAAAACTATCCCCCTGGGCGAAATTCTGGCAAAGGCCCAAAAAGCTTATCTTCCCGTTCTGTTAGCCTTAGATCAAATTCAAGACCCCGGCAACGTTGGTACTCTGGCCAGGACCGCGCTTGCCCTGGGTACAGGCGGCTTTATCGTGCCTAAAGACCGTAGTGCTTATTTAGGCGCAGGTGCATACAAAGCCTCTGCCGGGGCCATCCAGCAAATAAATATTTCCCGTGTAACCAACCTTGCCCGGGCTCTGGATGAAGCTAGGGATAGTGGTTTCTGGATCTATGCAGCCAGATATGATTTAGAAGCAGAAAATATTTTTGATTTCAGGATCAAATTTCCAGCAATTCTAGTACTGGGAAATGAAGAGAAGGGGATAAGACCCAATGTGCTCAAACGCTGTCACCACAGCCTTTATATCCCTATGCCCGGAGGATTTGATTCATTGAACGTAGCACAGGCCGGTGCGATCATGCTCGGCCAATTTCTGGGTAAAAAGGAAAGGAAAAGTGACTGA
- the fliQ gene encoding flagellar biosynthesis protein FliQ, translating into MTPEFVVGFAREAIELTLMISLPMLGVGLVVGVLVSIIQAATQLQEMTLTLVPKIISIFIVLLIAFPWIMDKMITYTRELLLNLPNYIR; encoded by the coding sequence ATGACTCCAGAATTTGTGGTTGGTTTTGCCAGGGAGGCCATTGAATTGACTTTGATGATATCCTTGCCCATGCTGGGTGTTGGGCTGGTAGTTGGGGTGCTGGTCAGCATTATTCAGGCTGCAACCCAGCTTCAGGAGATGACACTGACTCTGGTCCCCAAGATTATTTCCATCTTTATCGTCCTCTTAATTGCATTTCCATGGATCATGGACAAGATGATCACCTATACTCGGGAACTCTTGCTTAATTTACCCAATTATATTCGCTGA
- the fliP gene encoding flagellar type III secretion system pore protein FliP (The bacterial flagellar biogenesis protein FliP forms a type III secretion system (T3SS)-type pore required for flagellar assembly.) translates to MKPNRTFPVFWPRKRILILVNLSLLVFLPSLVFGVDEPVLPSISLQLAAGQTEPEKVSVLLEILFLLTVLSVAPAIVLTITSFTRIIIVFSFLRHAMGTQQMPPNQVLAGLAIFMTVAIMAPVGKQINDQALQPYLNEEIGYKEALKLAEQPVRQFLFKHTREKDLSIFFSITKMERPKSKEDVPTMILVPAYMISELKTGFQIGFLIYIPFLILDMVVASILLSMGMMMLPPIMISMPFKILLFVMVDGWNLLVGSLVNSFA, encoded by the coding sequence ATGAAACCGAACAGGACTTTTCCAGTATTTTGGCCCAGGAAAAGAATTCTCATTCTCGTAAACCTTAGCCTGCTTGTTTTCCTACCTTCCCTGGTTTTTGGGGTTGATGAGCCCGTTTTACCTTCCATTTCTCTCCAGCTAGCTGCAGGCCAGACAGAGCCGGAAAAGGTCTCTGTGCTTTTAGAGATCCTTTTTTTACTCACTGTTCTTTCGGTGGCTCCGGCCATTGTGCTCACTATAACTTCCTTTACGAGAATTATTATTGTTTTTTCTTTTTTGCGTCATGCCATGGGAACGCAGCAGATGCCTCCCAACCAGGTTTTGGCGGGTTTGGCCATTTTTATGACGGTGGCAATCATGGCTCCCGTTGGCAAACAAATCAATGATCAAGCTCTACAGCCTTATCTTAATGAAGAAATCGGTTATAAAGAGGCTCTGAAATTAGCTGAACAGCCAGTGCGACAATTTTTATTCAAACATACTCGGGAAAAGGATCTTTCAATCTTTTTTTCCATTACGAAAATGGAGCGGCCCAAGAGCAAGGAAGATGTGCCGACCATGATTCTGGTGCCTGCCTATATGATCAGTGAACTGAAAACCGGCTTTCAGATAGGCTTTTTAATTTACATTCCTTTTTTGATTCTGGACATGGTCGTGGCCAGCATCCTTTTGTCTATGGGTATGATGATGCTCCCACCAATAATGATCTCGATGCCGTTTAAGATTTTACTTTTTGTTATGGTAGATGGCTGGAATTTACTTGTTGGTTCTTTGGTAAATAGTTTTGCTTAA
- the fliO gene encoding flagellar biosynthetic protein FliO translates to MANATNIAAPNLDVGLAGIKMAAALFIILALIFIGFYLLRRFGSKAGLPFGRGKLNMVASLGLGPKKNVVVVRFLNKYLVLGVTETQINKLMEMDADHETEQDFSSILAQEKNSHSRKP, encoded by the coding sequence TTGGCTAACGCAACCAATATTGCTGCACCCAATCTGGATGTGGGGCTGGCCGGTATTAAGATGGCCGCGGCCCTGTTTATAATTCTAGCCCTTATTTTCATTGGTTTTTATCTATTGCGCCGTTTTGGGTCCAAGGCAGGTCTGCCTTTTGGCAGAGGGAAACTAAATATGGTGGCCAGCCTGGGGCTAGGCCCGAAGAAGAACGTGGTTGTGGTCCGCTTTTTGAATAAATATCTTGTACTTGGGGTTACTGAAACCCAAATCAACAAGTTAATGGAGATGGATGCGGACCATGAAACCGAACAGGACTTTTCCAGTATTTTGGCCCAGGAAAAGAATTCTCATTCTCGTAAACCTTAG
- the fliN gene encoding flagellar motor switch protein FliN, translating to MADEEKKEMTDQEKLAEEWAAALGEENIDLAGEDQEAGEETSSSEQEDLAEEWAKALASEEEEKIKDEEKRKSLAAQSKEAQFKDLTAEARAKKERPKRDLEFILDIPLTVTAQLGSTQLLINELLQLGQGSVIELNKLAGEPLEVLVNGKLVARGEAVVINEKFGVRLTDIISPIERIKQLG from the coding sequence ATGGCAGACGAAGAAAAAAAAGAAATGACCGATCAGGAGAAACTAGCTGAAGAGTGGGCTGCTGCTTTGGGTGAAGAAAACATTGATCTTGCTGGTGAAGACCAGGAAGCAGGGGAAGAAACAAGTTCTTCTGAGCAAGAGGATTTGGCAGAAGAGTGGGCCAAGGCCTTGGCTTCCGAAGAAGAGGAAAAGATTAAAGATGAAGAAAAGCGTAAATCTCTGGCTGCTCAGTCAAAAGAGGCCCAGTTCAAAGATTTGACAGCTGAAGCCAGAGCCAAAAAAGAGAGACCAAAAAGGGATTTGGAATTTATTCTGGACATTCCTTTGACAGTAACGGCACAACTTGGCAGTACGCAGCTTTTAATAAACGAACTACTGCAACTAGGTCAGGGTTCAGTCATAGAATTGAATAAATTGGCCGGAGAACCTTTGGAAGTTTTGGTTAATGGGAAATTGGTAGCCAGAGGTGAAGCAGTGGTCATTAATGAAAAATTTGGCGTTAGGCTTACAGATATTATAAGCCCTATCGAGAGGATCAAGCAACTTGGCTAA
- the fliM gene encoding flagellar motor switch protein FliM, translating to MNKILNQDEVDALLRGLTGGEIEAETDIPEDDSGIVPFDLSNQDRIIRGRMPVLEIINDRFARLASNAMANAMRKRVDVNPVSIDMSKFGDFMRSLPVPTSINIFKMDPLRGNALMVVDTRLVFALVENFFGGSGSVPKVEGRDFTPIEQTIITRVVKILLSNLESAWNPVHEVKIELVRSEINPQFAAIVPPSDVVVVVSFEVELENAIGSLVISLPYATIEPIRSKLYAAFQSERLEVDHAWISRFKERLMEVPVKVEVILGQTQITGRQLLNLDVGDILLLDTDEDDLLRAEVEGVTKFYGLPGFVKGNKAFQVIKEEETHF from the coding sequence ATGAACAAAATTTTAAATCAGGACGAAGTTGATGCGTTACTTCGGGGTCTAACCGGAGGTGAAATAGAGGCAGAAACTGATATCCCTGAAGATGACTCCGGGATAGTTCCTTTTGATCTTTCCAATCAGGATCGGATCATTCGGGGACGGATGCCTGTTTTAGAGATTATCAATGATCGTTTTGCCCGCCTTGCCAGCAATGCCATGGCCAATGCTATGCGCAAAAGGGTAGATGTCAATCCCGTGTCCATTGACATGAGCAAGTTCGGTGATTTTATGCGCTCTTTACCTGTGCCCACCAGTATAAATATCTTTAAAATGGACCCATTGCGAGGAAATGCTTTGATGGTTGTGGATACCAGGCTGGTGTTTGCCTTGGTGGAAAATTTTTTTGGGGGGTCAGGTTCCGTGCCCAAAGTGGAGGGGCGTGATTTTACGCCCATTGAACAGACAATTATTACCCGAGTTGTGAAAATATTACTATCCAATTTAGAAAGTGCTTGGAATCCAGTGCACGAAGTAAAAATAGAACTGGTTCGTTCGGAAATTAACCCTCAATTTGCGGCCATTGTTCCGCCCAGTGACGTGGTTGTTGTTGTATCTTTTGAGGTGGAGTTAGAGAATGCCATTGGTTCTTTAGTGATCAGTCTGCCTTATGCTACTATTGAGCCTATACGCTCTAAGCTTTATGCTGCCTTTCAATCAGAGCGTCTTGAGGTGGACCATGCGTGGATATCAAGATTTAAAGAGCGTCTTATGGAGGTGCCGGTGAAGGTGGAGGTTATTTTAGGGCAGACTCAGATTACCGGTCGGCAGCTTTTGAACCTGGATGTGGGGGATATTCTCCTTTTAGACACAGATGAGGATGATTTGTTAAGGGCTGAAGTGGAGGGCGTTACGAAATTTTACGGACTACCAGGTTTTGTAAAAGGCAATAAGGCCTTTCAAGTAATAAAAGAAGAAGAAACTCATTTTTAA
- a CDS encoding flagellar basal body-associated FliL family protein: MAKKKKDQEQTEEKKKGGILKWIILLVLLIILGVGGFFGYKYFFAGPKDKVEAEGGAQPQGEQQAQQEKQPAEQGPTEMYSLPPFVVNLADPLGRRYLKLSLDVELIDKKTVEVLEKKLPKVKDTILLLLSSKSFADIDSMEEKIQLKNEIVERLNQILGKAKVVRVYFTEFVVQ; this comes from the coding sequence ATGGCCAAGAAAAAAAAGGACCAGGAGCAAACAGAGGAAAAGAAAAAGGGTGGCATTTTAAAGTGGATAATTTTACTGGTACTTTTGATAATCCTAGGAGTGGGTGGATTCTTTGGCTATAAGTACTTTTTTGCCGGCCCTAAAGACAAGGTTGAGGCAGAAGGCGGAGCCCAACCCCAGGGCGAACAGCAGGCCCAACAAGAGAAACAGCCCGCAGAGCAGGGGCCGACAGAAATGTATTCTTTGCCCCCCTTTGTGGTTAACCTGGCCGATCCTTTAGGGCGTAGATATTTGAAGCTTTCTCTGGATGTGGAACTGATAGATAAAAAAACAGTCGAGGTCTTGGAAAAAAAGTTGCCCAAAGTAAAAGATACCATTTTGCTTTTACTGTCCAGTAAGAGTTTTGCAGATATTGATTCTATGGAAGAGAAGATTCAGCTCAAAAATGAGATTGTGGAGCGGTTAAATCAAATTTTGGGCAAGGCTAAGGTAGTAAGAGTATATTTTACTGAATTTGTTGTACAATAA